From the genome of Methanobrevibacter smithii ATCC 35061, one region includes:
- a CDS encoding NADH-quinone oxidoreductase subunit B family protein codes for MLNAIKDVVRKSSIHVCIVNCGGCNGCDVELVALTSPRYDLEQYGIYVHNNPREADVLLLTGAVTEQWVDNLKRVYDKAPEPKIVVAVGNCPQSGDVFNQEGGKVYAPASDFIPVDAEIPGCPPRPSEILEAILAVGPQAIANRGREKK; via the coding sequence ATGTTAAATGCTATTAAGGATGTTGTGAGGAAAAGCTCAATTCATGTTTGTATTGTGAATTGCGGAGGATGTAATGGGTGTGATGTTGAACTGGTTGCATTAACTTCTCCAAGATATGATTTAGAGCAGTATGGTATTTATGTTCATAACAATCCTCGTGAAGCTGATGTTTTATTATTGACTGGTGCTGTTACCGAGCAGTGGGTTGATAATTTAAAGAGAGTTTACGATAAAGCTCCTGAACCAAAAATTGTAGTGGCTGTTGGAAATTGTCCTCAATCAGGAGATGTATTTAATCAGGAAGGTGGAAAAGTTTATGCTCCTGCTTCTGATTTTATACCTGTTGATGCAGAGATACCTGGTTGCCCACCTAGACCTAGTGAAATTTTAGAGGCAATTTTAGCTGTGGGTCCACAGGCTATTGCTAATCGTGGGAGGGAAAAGAAATGA
- a CDS encoding respiratory chain complex I subunit 1 family protein has product MNLMADILINVIIAFLAGSLLLGLHRKVIARVQLRPGPPIIQHLLHSLKFFFKESSFPKTVSMPFYVGIVVILAIIWVVGVIVGPVAHDSLLILFGVYAVYKIVEHNSGSSSGSPYGKLSCVRAVLSAATELPLFAAIVLVYLKTDSMNIGKIIAYQGVHGPLAFSIPLAALMFFMLIISKSPYSPFGITKGKDLISGFETEHFGFLRGFIMFSESVSWYVMLWVFLTIFFGPLSPVYYALGMIIITFITGFINAVTPMLNPNHSVMTQITIGAVCFVGTLLMIFV; this is encoded by the coding sequence ATGAATTTGATGGCAGATATTTTAATTAATGTAATAATCGCATTCCTTGCAGGCAGTTTGCTTTTAGGTTTGCACAGAAAAGTCATTGCTCGTGTTCAGCTTAGACCGGGCCCTCCAATTATTCAGCATTTATTACATTCTTTAAAGTTCTTTTTTAAAGAATCTTCATTTCCAAAAACTGTTTCAATGCCATTTTATGTTGGTATTGTTGTTATTTTGGCTATAATTTGGGTTGTTGGTGTTATTGTAGGTCCTGTAGCTCATGATTCATTACTTATCCTGTTTGGTGTTTATGCAGTTTACAAAATTGTGGAACATAATTCCGGATCAAGTTCTGGTTCTCCTTATGGTAAACTGAGCTGTGTAAGGGCAGTTTTATCTGCAGCTACTGAACTTCCATTATTTGCAGCTATTGTTCTTGTTTATTTAAAAACAGATTCCATGAATATTGGAAAAATTATAGCATATCAGGGAGTTCATGGTCCTTTGGCATTTTCCATTCCTTTAGCTGCTCTGATGTTCTTTATGCTGATTATATCCAAGTCTCCGTATTCTCCATTTGGAATTACAAAAGGTAAAGATTTAATTTCCGGATTTGAAACAGAACACTTTGGATTCTTAAGAGGATTTATAATGTTTTCAGAGTCTGTTTCATGGTATGTGATGCTTTGGGTATTTTTAACAATATTCTTTGGACCTTTATCTCCGGTTTATTATGCTTTGGGAATGATAATTATAACATTTATTACTGGATTTATTAATGCTGTAACTCCAATGTTAAATCCGAACCATTCTGTTATGACTCAGATAACAATTGGTGCGGTTTGTTTTGTTGGAACACTTTTAATGATATTTGTATGA
- a CDS encoding membrane protein: MFEKSFITDCEGPLTLNDNAFELCAHFIEDGDELFKILSLYDDYLVDEVKKDNYKAGNTLKLILPFFAVENLKNEDLINFSREHIYVVNDSRFLLKYLQSAMNTYIVSTSYGQYIEAVSNFMEFPFENTYYTDVDMDELNLIDEEILKIAEFKKQILENPKNYELFDDIFFSEIPKMGIYENIKNIDVIGGEGKKLAIDDIISRDNININEILYIGDSITDVEPLRFAREHDGISISFNGNDYPLREAQIAIVSPSAIATAVIANIYANNDKKAVLTFIDDYNNSDNIKKLFEDYKIDSQINEEFFRIFKNIKYPLIKIVDSDNFEDILKESIEMRNRIRGEDVGGLG, from the coding sequence GTGTTTGAAAAATCATTTATTACAGACTGTGAAGGTCCATTAACTTTAAATGACAATGCTTTTGAGTTATGTGCACATTTCATTGAGGATGGAGATGAATTATTTAAAATTCTTAGTTTATATGATGATTATCTTGTAGATGAAGTTAAAAAAGATAATTATAAAGCAGGCAACACACTGAAATTAATCTTGCCCTTTTTTGCTGTTGAAAATCTTAAAAATGAAGATTTGATTAATTTTTCACGGGAACATATCTATGTAGTTAACGATTCAAGATTTCTATTAAAATACCTTCAAAGTGCTATGAATACTTACATAGTTAGTACTAGCTATGGTCAATATATTGAAGCAGTATCTAATTTTATGGAATTTCCATTTGAAAACACATATTATACTGATGTTGATATGGATGAGTTAAATCTTATTGATGAAGAAATACTTAAAATTGCTGAATTTAAAAAGCAGATACTGGAAAATCCTAAAAATTATGAGCTGTTCGATGATATTTTCTTCAGTGAAATTCCTAAAATGGGGATTTATGAAAATATTAAAAATATTGATGTTATTGGCGGTGAAGGTAAAAAATTAGCTATTGATGACATAATATCTCGTGACAATATCAATATTAATGAAATTCTCTATATTGGAGACAGCATTACGGATGTTGAACCATTGAGATTTGCCCGTGAGCATGATGGAATCAGTATATCTTTTAACGGTAATGATTATCCGTTAAGGGAAGCTCAAATAGCTATCGTATCTCCAAGTGCAATTGCAACAGCAGTAATAGCTAATATTTATGCTAACAATGATAAAAAAGCAGTTTTAACTTTTATTGATGATTATAATAATTCAGATAATATTAAAAAGTTATTTGAAGATTATAAAATTGATTCACAAATTAATGAAGAATTTTTTAGAATATTTAAAAATATTAAATATCCACTTATTAAAATAGTTGATTCGGATAATTTTGAAGATATATTGAAAGAAAGTATTGAAATGAGAAATCGTATCCGTGGCGAAGACGTTGGTGGATTAGGTTAA
- a CDS encoding carbohydrate kinase family protein produces the protein MEFLDSDINVDVIGFGALNVDKLHTVENIACNDEESFIKSQKDTPGGSAANTVIGLARLGCPTSIIGKIAEDDDGDLIELNLAMNEVYTNNLIYADKGNTGKVLGFVDEKGERCLYVDPGVNDEIVLDEINLLNLSKCKIMHYTSFVGDSFKTQIELLDKLNDNTLLSFDPGMLYVQKGLKELEPILDKTDILLINENELRLLYEDYYKAIDCADELSVKEIAVHILDEGIRTVVVKKGSEGVFAITDSEECDVGTYECSVVDTTGAGDSFNSGFLYGKLNGYSLEESCKIGNWVASKAIEGFGMEKFPNLKDLKEFIN, from the coding sequence ATGGAATTTTTAGACAGTGACATTAATGTTGATGTAATAGGTTTTGGAGCTTTGAATGTTGACAAATTGCATACAGTAGAAAATATTGCATGTAATGATGAGGAAAGTTTCATTAAATCTCAAAAAGATACTCCTGGAGGATCTGCAGCAAATACTGTAATCGGGCTGGCCAGATTAGGATGTCCAACATCCATAATTGGTAAAATAGCTGAAGATGATGACGGAGATTTGATTGAACTGAATTTGGCCATGAATGAAGTTTATACTAATAATTTGATTTATGCAGATAAAGGCAACACAGGTAAAGTATTAGGTTTTGTTGATGAAAAAGGCGAACGCTGTCTTTATGTTGATCCTGGAGTTAATGATGAAATAGTACTGGATGAAATTAATTTATTGAATCTTTCAAAATGTAAAATAATGCATTACACTTCCTTTGTTGGCGATTCATTCAAGACTCAAATCGAACTGCTGGACAAACTTAATGATAATACTTTACTGAGCTTTGATCCTGGAATGTTATATGTTCAAAAAGGATTAAAAGAGTTAGAGCCGATTTTGGATAAAACAGATATTTTGTTAATTAATGAAAATGAATTAAGATTATTGTATGAAGATTATTACAAAGCTATTGACTGTGCTGATGAATTGTCTGTAAAAGAAATAGCTGTTCATATTTTAGATGAAGGTATTCGGACTGTTGTTGTTAAAAAAGGTTCCGAAGGTGTTTTTGCAATTACTGATAGTGAGGAATGTGATGTTGGCACCTACGAATGCAGTGTTGTTGATACAACAGGTGCCGGAGATAGCTTTAACAGTGGATTTTTATACGGTAAATTAAATGGTTATTCTCTTGAAGAATCTTGTAAAATTGGAAATTGGGTAGCTAGTAAGGCAATTGAAGGTTTTGGAATGGAAAAATTCCCTAATTTAAAAGATTTAAAGGAATTTATAAATTAA
- a CDS encoding 4Fe-4S binding protein, giving the protein MSVMIDSYTKTPRPLRDVDVESSINQSKCANCTDKPCLESCPIEAIYVDPNDGFTKIKSTCFGCVLCRNACPYDAIHMDVDIAEPIKENVPNINTKLCKSCGACVQACKTGSIKIHAVDTGEAYSVINPDTCVRCGYCFRVCPTDAIKYGQLLPKTVKGGKVIIVNQDVCIGCMTCTRVCPAAGAINVSKTNKLPYINPGYCARCEECMHSCPSTAIKYSSRKKAFKLYSEIKSYDMVSEIVDKDMKRLSIDLIGLNGSLKKISKTLSLEFDDVDYEGYIQYNVNDMMNRELNLSLGENIEIKKFGKLFESYLINRGIEVFDKKCIACGECLNSCPTGAISLDAPKPIVIDENKCVYCGRCVGDCQFGAIRAYDDYFHSKGCDLFFSRSDLKGQREADFSLASEKCQSCGICVKNCPTDALILEGDKVTFNEENCIYCRQCEAICPVTAIKLVNFR; this is encoded by the coding sequence TTGAGTGTTATGATTGATAGTTATACTAAAACTCCAAGACCTTTAAGGGATGTAGATGTTGAATCTTCAATTAATCAGAGCAAATGTGCAAATTGTACAGACAAGCCATGTCTTGAGTCCTGTCCGATTGAAGCAATATATGTTGATCCTAATGACGGTTTTACTAAAATAAAAAGTACCTGTTTTGGTTGTGTATTATGTCGTAATGCTTGTCCTTATGATGCAATACATATGGATGTGGATATTGCAGAACCAATTAAGGAAAACGTTCCAAATATCAACACAAAATTATGTAAATCCTGCGGGGCATGTGTTCAGGCATGTAAAACAGGTTCAATTAAAATTCATGCAGTTGACACTGGAGAAGCTTACAGTGTAATAAATCCTGATACCTGTGTCAGATGCGGATATTGTTTTAGAGTCTGTCCGACTGATGCAATTAAATATGGTCAGCTTCTTCCAAAAACAGTTAAAGGCGGAAAAGTTATTATTGTTAACCAGGATGTTTGTATCGGTTGTATGACCTGTACCAGAGTTTGTCCGGCAGCAGGTGCAATCAATGTTTCCAAAACTAATAAATTGCCTTATATTAATCCGGGATACTGTGCAAGATGTGAGGAGTGTATGCATTCCTGTCCGTCAACAGCTATTAAATATTCTTCACGTAAAAAAGCATTTAAATTATATAGTGAGATTAAGTCTTATGACATGGTTTCTGAAATTGTAGATAAGGATATGAAAAGATTATCTATTGATTTAATTGGATTAAACGGTTCTCTTAAGAAAATATCAAAAACATTATCTTTGGAATTTGATGATGTTGATTATGAGGGATATATTCAATATAATGTCAATGACATGATGAACAGAGAGTTGAATTTAAGTTTAGGGGAAAATATTGAAATTAAAAAATTCGGCAAGCTGTTTGAATCTTATTTGATAAACCGCGGCATTGAAGTATTTGACAAAAAATGTATTGCATGTGGTGAATGTTTAAACAGTTGTCCGACTGGTGCAATATCACTTGATGCTCCAAAACCAATTGTCATAGATGAAAATAAATGTGTTTACTGTGGAAGATGTGTTGGAGACTGTCAGTTTGGAGCAATCCGAGCTTATGATGATTATTTCCATAGTAAAGGATGTGATTTGTTCTTCAGCAGGTCTGATCTGAAAGGCCAAAGGGAAGCTGACTTTTCATTGGCCAGTGAAAAATGTCAAAGCTGTGGAATTTGTGTTAAAAATTGTCCGACTGATGCATTGATACTTGAAGGGGATAAAGTTACTTTTAATGAGGAAAACTGTATTTATTGCAGACAATGTGAGGCAATTTGTCCTGTAACTGCAATAAAATTAGTTAATTTCAGGTGA
- a CDS encoding energy-converting hydrogenase subunit EhaL family protein, giving the protein MLEFLIYLLAFIIGSIIGLLYSYKQHGEPFIVKGLNVVMCVVSVIGWMLAVNCQFSQGLIAVGLLLAGFVIGERPGYGRIETLIGIIAAVIVYLIMHLI; this is encoded by the coding sequence ATGTTGGAATTTTTAATTTATTTACTTGCATTTATTATAGGGTCAATAATTGGATTATTATACAGTTATAAGCAGCATGGAGAACCTTTCATTGTTAAAGGTTTAAATGTTGTAATGTGTGTGGTTTCAGTTATTGGTTGGATGCTGGCAGTTAATTGTCAATTTTCTCAAGGTTTGATAGCTGTCGGTCTTCTTTTGGCTGGTTTTGTAATAGGTGAAAGACCGGGATATGGTAGGATAGAGACTTTAATAGGAATAATTGCTGCTGTTATTGTTTATTTGATAATGCATTTAATCTAG
- a CDS encoding CBS domain-containing protein: protein MKAKELMDKKFVYISPEDSVKDVSITMEKIRRFTCPVVDDNKHLVGWVTSFEITKGLREGNDKIKEIMSSYEEITTINENAPSRLAVIETANNKFVTVPVLNDDNQVVGMIRACDIVELLSALYDIKVYKLYVAMCKQLKGVTWDELMAAAAIVSKRATGKKVKPEDYEATIREATFGEAIWATKGLENFFAGLISVGELVIARKVGKARK from the coding sequence ATGAAAGCTAAAGAGTTAATGGATAAAAAATTTGTATATATAAGTCCTGAGGACAGTGTTAAAGATGTTTCTATCACCATGGAAAAAATACGTAGGTTCACATGCCCTGTTGTAGATGATAATAAACATTTGGTTGGATGGGTAACTTCTTTTGAAATTACTAAGGGGTTACGTGAAGGTAATGATAAAATTAAGGAAATCATGAGTTCCTATGAAGAAATAACTACTATCAATGAAAATGCACCTTCAAGACTTGCAGTTATAGAAACAGCAAACAATAAATTTGTTACTGTACCTGTTTTAAATGATGATAATCAGGTTGTGGGAATGATTCGTGCTTGTGATATTGTAGAACTTTTGTCTGCACTTTATGATATTAAAGTTTACAAGTTATATGTTGCAATGTGCAAACAGTTAAAAGGTGTAACCTGGGATGAATTAATGGCTGCAGCAGCTATTGTTTCTAAAAGGGCAACCGGTAAAAAAGTAAAACCTGAAGATTATGAAGCAACAATAAGGGAAGCTACTTTTGGTGAGGCTATTTGGGCAACCAAAGGTCTTGAAAATTTCTTTGCAGGATTAATATCTGTTGGGGAATTGGTAATCGCCCGTAAAGTAGGAAAAGCTAGAAAATAA
- a CDS encoding hydrogenase large subunit encodes MILPIGPIHPYLKEPIRLKLQTEGERVVKAEIEYGYVHRGIEKIIEGKTWQKGIYLAERVCGICSYEHTQSFAETIERISGVYAPLRAQFLRVITNELDRIQSHLLGNSTFFKSIDHETLYMQSLDIREYAMDSIELLTGNRVNMGWNVVGGVKMDADERHFKPILDNLKIIEERIPRLREIYAEGPAIGMRSRNVGVMTKKEAIKGKAVGPIGRGSGLKHDLREDHYTYNDHFDFKTIWRKEGDNYARTLNRIDEIPECISLIRQAIENMPKGDIRVPVDIKSGYAEWRNEAPRGEVSYMIETNGNLIKHISIRTPSISNMDSCAKYMIKDVATVADAVSTYASSDPCVACAERVAITDKKGNTTTKNIFEVR; translated from the coding sequence ATGATATTACCTATTGGTCCGATTCACCCATATTTAAAAGAACCGATAAGGCTAAAACTTCAGACCGAAGGAGAAAGAGTTGTTAAAGCCGAAATTGAATATGGTTATGTTCACAGAGGGATTGAAAAGATAATTGAAGGTAAAACTTGGCAAAAAGGTATTTATTTGGCTGAAAGAGTTTGCGGAATATGTTCTTATGAACATACTCAATCATTTGCAGAAACTATTGAGAGAATCTCCGGAGTTTATGCACCTTTAAGAGCTCAGTTTTTAAGGGTTATTACAAATGAATTAGACAGGATTCAAAGTCATTTGCTTGGTAATTCTACATTTTTCAAATCTATTGATCATGAAACATTATATATGCAATCTTTGGATATAAGGGAATATGCAATGGATTCTATTGAACTGTTAACTGGAAATAGAGTTAATATGGGTTGGAATGTAGTAGGTGGAGTTAAAATGGATGCTGATGAACGTCATTTCAAACCGATTCTTGATAATCTGAAAATTATTGAAGAGAGAATTCCAAGATTAAGAGAGATTTATGCAGAAGGTCCTGCTATTGGAATGCGTTCCCGTAATGTTGGAGTAATGACTAAAAAAGAAGCTATTAAAGGAAAAGCTGTAGGTCCTATTGGAAGAGGATCCGGATTAAAGCATGATTTAAGGGAAGACCATTATACTTACAACGACCACTTTGATTTTAAAACCATCTGGAGAAAAGAAGGGGACAATTATGCAAGAACCTTAAACAGGATTGATGAAATACCTGAGTGTATCAGTTTAATCAGGCAGGCTATTGAAAACATGCCTAAAGGAGATATTCGTGTTCCTGTTGATATTAAATCAGGATATGCTGAATGGAGAAATGAAGCTCCTCGTGGTGAAGTAAGTTATATGATTGAAACCAACGGTAATTTAATTAAACATATTTCCATCAGGACTCCAAGTATTTCAAATATGGATTCCTGTGCAAAATATATGATTAAGGATGTTGCTACTGTTGCAGATGCAGTATCCACTTATGCATCAAGTGATCCTTGTGTTGCATGTGCAGAAAGAGTTGCTATTACTGATAAAAAAGGCAATACAACTACTAAAAATATTTTTGAGGTAAGGTAA
- a CDS encoding formylmethanofuran--tetrahydromethanopterin N-formyltransferase — MSYEKVENTFFEAFEGQYVRALITGPTKELVERAAYDSTSTPSAVIGRVEGGVEGFLAKSETPDGRYGAVVQYWLGGDNVEKFAFELSYRIRQDILVKPFMRVFDYPDEKSDEYIEMMDIVGHCGDGYEWTVEEYGRKLINVPIAVPDFQIEEKLSLNKGTMGGNFWYLCETQEAVLEGGKRALDAIQSVTGAIAPFDICSAASKPETNYPEIGPTTNHVYCPSLKERLGSESKVPGEVNYIPEIVINAVSEDAMNEAVKAGIDAALEVDGVISISAGNYDGKLGDKNINLLDILK; from the coding sequence ATGAGTTATGAAAAAGTAGAAAATACATTTTTTGAAGCTTTTGAAGGCCAATATGTAAGAGCTTTAATAACCGGCCCTACTAAAGAATTAGTTGAAAGAGCAGCTTATGATTCAACATCCACTCCAAGTGCTGTAATCGGAAGAGTTGAAGGTGGAGTTGAAGGATTCTTAGCAAAAAGCGAAACTCCTGACGGCAGATACGGTGCAGTGGTACAATACTGGCTTGGTGGAGATAATGTTGAAAAATTCGCATTTGAATTATCTTACAGGATTAGACAGGATATTTTAGTCAAACCATTTATGAGGGTTTTTGATTATCCTGATGAAAAAAGTGATGAATATATAGAAATGATGGATATTGTCGGACATTGTGGTGACGGCTATGAATGGACTGTAGAAGAATATGGCCGTAAATTGATTAATGTTCCAATTGCAGTACCTGATTTCCAAATTGAAGAAAAATTATCTTTAAACAAAGGTACTATGGGAGGCAACTTCTGGTATTTGTGTGAAACTCAGGAAGCTGTTTTGGAAGGTGGAAAAAGAGCTCTTGATGCAATTCAATCAGTTACTGGAGCTATTGCACCATTTGACATATGTTCTGCAGCTTCAAAACCGGAAACTAATTATCCTGAAATCGGACCTACTACAAATCATGTTTACTGTCCTTCTTTAAAAGAGCGTTTAGGCAGTGAATCTAAAGTTCCTGGTGAAGTTAATTATATTCCTGAAATTGTAATTAATGCAGTAAGTGAAGATGCAATGAATGAAGCTGTAAAAGCAGGAATTGATGCTGCTTTGGAAGTTGATGGTGTAATTAGCATATCTGCAGGTAATTATGACGGAAAACTTGGAGACAAAAATATTAATTTATTAGATATTCTAAAATAA
- a CDS encoding 4Fe-4S binding protein, giving the protein MNISFDKQISSLEREILLKSVEIHDSGDDFQFELNKFFSQKEIIAIAPRCIRCNMCVDQCPVDAIEPANIFKIAKITHDCVKCEICVQTCPVSAIKLIDNKVSYNHDEGDEAIEYNLASISRPHRVVRMNDISIDYSDLANYDNCAKFCPTDAFTLEFKSYFEELGIDVDIELEDDVLYPVINKKLCIGCGACVQFCENDSVKLDRTIGPIVHTKNLEINQDECVNCYLCEENCPVEAIWLDEEKVVLNNDKCIRCINCTSHCPVGALNFVEID; this is encoded by the coding sequence ATGAATATATCTTTTGATAAGCAGATAAGTAGTTTGGAGCGTGAAATTCTCTTAAAATCTGTGGAAATACATGATAGTGGGGATGATTTTCAGTTTGAGTTAAATAAATTCTTTTCTCAAAAAGAAATCATTGCTATAGCACCACGTTGTATAAGATGTAATATGTGTGTTGACCAATGTCCGGTTGATGCTATTGAACCAGCTAATATTTTTAAAATAGCTAAAATCACTCATGATTGTGTTAAATGTGAAATATGTGTTCAAACATGTCCTGTTTCAGCTATTAAATTAATAGACAATAAAGTTTCATATAATCATGATGAAGGTGATGAGGCTATTGAATATAATTTAGCTAGTATTAGTCGTCCTCATAGGGTAGTTAGAATGAATGATATTTCTATTGATTATTCTGATCTTGCCAATTACGATAACTGTGCTAAATTTTGCCCAACTGATGCTTTCACATTGGAGTTCAAGTCCTATTTTGAAGAATTGGGCATTGATGTTGATATTGAACTGGAAGATGATGTATTGTATCCGGTCATTAATAAAAAGTTATGTATTGGATGCGGGGCCTGTGTTCAATTTTGCGAAAATGACTCTGTTAAATTAGACAGAACTATCGGACCTATTGTTCACACTAAAAATCTTGAAATTAATCAGGACGAATGTGTTAACTGTTATTTGTGTGAAGAGAACTGTCCTGTGGAAGCTATTTGGTTAGATGAAGAGAAAGTGGTATTGAATAATGATAAATGCATAAGATGTATTAATTGTACAAGTCACTGTCCTGTTGGGGCGTTGAACTTTGTTGAAATTGACTAA
- a CDS encoding 4Fe-4S binding protein: protein MSSLMWYIYDFARKAWAQGFTNAKTSPEIVEKPSRFRNFPNVIKEYCIGCGACISSCPSPNAIKLVRDEDDETKEGVTYPIINKSACIRCGFCAEVCPTEPKTLECGENHLLKPEFNIIPSKRQFIIDDYLCIRCKKCMKQCPVGAIHVEDDGKVVVNPFKCISCGECLDVCPVNGAMKGVFVDNIQDQKELIAQVVTFLEKYINNKEEDLRSLKKDRLLQYNFPLSDIFDKALEIISDEEIALEILTNAINRLKIRIIDWDSETCKKCQMCIPDCPTKAISFDEKNDTIVRNENKCLRCSICYQSCPFSTIKYFISKFSLEEDENGEKIVNVTVKASNLNEEVVMG, encoded by the coding sequence ATGTCTTCTTTGATGTGGTATATTTATGATTTTGCCAGAAAAGCATGGGCACAGGGATTTACTAATGCCAAAACCAGTCCGGAAATTGTAGAAAAACCATCCAGATTTAGAAACTTTCCAAATGTAATTAAAGAATATTGTATTGGTTGTGGTGCTTGCATTTCTTCATGTCCGTCTCCAAATGCAATTAAATTAGTTCGTGATGAGGATGATGAAACAAAGGAAGGCGTTACTTATCCGATAATAAATAAATCTGCCTGTATCAGATGCGGTTTTTGTGCAGAAGTCTGTCCGACTGAACCTAAAACTTTAGAATGTGGGGAAAATCATTTATTGAAGCCTGAATTTAATATTATTCCTTCTAAAAGACAATTTATCATTGACGATTATCTTTGTATCAGATGTAAAAAATGTATGAAACAATGTCCTGTCGGAGCAATCCATGTTGAAGATGACGGCAAGGTTGTTGTAAATCCATTTAAATGTATTTCATGTGGAGAATGTCTTGATGTTTGTCCGGTAAACGGTGCTATGAAAGGAGTTTTCGTTGACAATATCCAAGATCAAAAAGAGCTGATAGCTCAGGTTGTAACTTTTCTTGAAAAATACATTAACAATAAGGAAGAAGATTTAAGGTCCCTGAAAAAAGACAGGCTTTTACAGTATAATTTCCCGCTTTCCGATATTTTTGATAAAGCATTGGAAATAATATCTGATGAAGAGATAGCTTTAGAAATATTAACTAATGCTATTAACAGACTTAAAATTAGAATTATTGACTGGGATAGTGAAACCTGCAAGAAATGTCAAATGTGTATTCCGGATTGCCCTACTAAAGCAATTTCCTTTGATGAAAAGAATGACACTATTGTGAGAAATGAAAATAAATGTTTACGCTGTAGTATTTGTTATCAGTCCTGTCCGTTTTCAACAATTAAATATTTCATTTCCAAATTCTCTTTAGAAGAGGATGAAAATGGTGAAAAGATAGTAAATGTTACAGTCAAAGCTTCAAATTTAAATGAAGAGGTAGTTATGGGTTGA
- a CDS encoding DUF1959 family protein: MDNEAKLNLMKKRVIGSFKWQEDIIIPFSKEFGCTTEDLEDLFMDLLDMSSLEALHGTLEIANHKCLLERLDADLRLPWYVDVLELLSVEQGDELKNKVANEIIDGKSYDIALDEGRKDLFNLLKNINNE, from the coding sequence ATGGATAATGAAGCTAAACTTAATTTAATGAAAAAAAGAGTGATTGGAAGTTTTAAATGGCAGGAAGATATAATAATTCCTTTTTCAAAAGAATTTGGATGCACAACTGAAGATTTGGAAGATTTGTTTATGGATTTATTGGATATGTCTTCTTTAGAAGCATTACATGGAACATTGGAAATTGCCAATCACAAATGTTTACTTGAAAGATTGGATGCTGATTTAAGGTTGCCCTGGTATGTGGATGTATTGGAGTTATTGTCTGTAGAACAGGGTGATGAACTTAAAAATAAAGTGGCTAATGAGATTATTGATGGGAAATCTTATGATATTGCTTTAGATGAGGGTAGAAAGGATTTATTTAATTTATTAAAGAATATAAATAATGAATAG